One stretch of Shewanella sp. Arc9-LZ DNA includes these proteins:
- the ribF gene encoding bifunctional riboflavin kinase/FAD synthetase, translated as MELIRGIHNILPSHHGCVLTIGNFDGVHRGHAQVISSLVNKAHHFQLPAMLMTFEPQPQERFRGTDAPARLSLLRDKIRLLDELKIDQLLCINFTEAFASQPAEAFIEELLVKKLGVKYLVVGDDFCFGKGRLGNFDMLVAAGKEFGFTVVSTQSFVVGSLRVSSTAVREQLALGHLEQARRLLGHPFILSGKVAHGQKLGRTIGFPTANIALKRHVVPVRGVFAVRLYWDGSDIYDGVANVGFRPTVNGQTCRLEVHLFDFSGDLYGKRVEVELVAKIRDEQPFESLDALKKQILNDANEARALFSNDAS; from the coding sequence ATGGAATTAATCCGCGGTATACACAATATTTTACCTTCTCATCATGGTTGCGTTTTGACCATTGGGAATTTTGATGGTGTCCATCGTGGCCATGCACAGGTGATCAGCAGCTTGGTTAATAAAGCGCATCATTTTCAACTGCCTGCAATGTTAATGACCTTTGAACCGCAACCGCAAGAACGTTTTCGTGGTACAGATGCGCCGGCACGTTTGAGTCTTCTACGTGATAAAATTAGATTGTTAGATGAGCTTAAAATTGATCAGCTACTTTGTATCAATTTTACTGAAGCCTTTGCTAGTCAACCTGCTGAAGCGTTTATTGAAGAGTTACTGGTTAAAAAACTCGGGGTTAAATATCTCGTTGTTGGAGATGATTTTTGTTTTGGTAAAGGTCGCTTAGGCAACTTCGATATGCTCGTTGCTGCGGGTAAAGAATTTGGCTTTACTGTGGTCAGTACACAAAGCTTTGTTGTTGGTTCGTTGCGAGTAAGCTCTACTGCAGTGAGAGAACAACTAGCGTTAGGGCACTTAGAGCAAGCAAGGCGGTTATTGGGTCATCCTTTCATTTTAAGTGGTAAGGTTGCACACGGGCAAAAATTAGGCCGTACAATTGGTTTTCCAACAGCAAATATTGCCTTAAAACGACACGTAGTACCTGTAAGAGGGGTGTTTGCGGTTCGTTTGTACTGGGATGGCAGCGATATTTATGACGGTGTGGCTAATGTGGGTTTTAGACCCACTGTAAATGGTCAAACTTGCAGATTAGAAGTCCATTTGTTTGATTTTAGCGGTGATTTATACGGCAAACGAGTGGAAGTAGAATTAGTAGCAAAGATCCGTGATGAACAACCTTTTGAGTCATTGGACGCGCTAAAAAAACAGATTTTAAATGATGCAAATGAAGCTCGCGCTTTATTTAGCAACGATGCTAGCTGA
- the murJ gene encoding murein biosynthesis integral membrane protein MurJ: MSKKLFKSGLIVSVMTLISRVLGLVRDVVIANLMGAGSSADVFFFANKIPNFLRRLFAEGAFAQAFVPVLTEYQEKMTPEDTRELLSKVAGTLGVLVTIVTLVGVVGSPVLAALFGGGWFVDWLNDGPNAEKFELASVMLKITFPYLWFITFTALAGSILNTRGRFAVSAFTPVFLNVAIIAVALWYAHTLENPEIGLAWGVFVGGLIQFLFQIPFLIREKALVRPTWGWHHPGVVKIRTLMIPALFGVSVSQINLLFDTFIASFLMTGSISWLYYADRLLEFPLGLFGIAIATVILPALSQKHVNAQGSGFNQTMDWGVKAILLLGTPAMLGLIILAKPMLMVLFMRGAFSLNDVEMASYSLVAYGCGLLSFMMIKVLAPGYYSRQDTKTPVKYGIIAMVSNMVFNLIFAIPFGYVGLAIATSMSALLNAGLLYRGLHKAGVYQMSRQTLFFSFKVIISTALMAIGIVYFMPQQSTWLEWHTFERMFMLIELIVGGAVIYLLSLLALGVRPWKIKRQG, encoded by the coding sequence TTGAGCAAAAAATTATTTAAATCAGGCTTGATTGTCAGCGTTATGACGCTGATTTCACGAGTATTAGGTTTAGTTCGAGATGTAGTGATTGCGAACCTAATGGGAGCAGGCAGCAGTGCTGACGTGTTCTTTTTTGCAAATAAGATACCTAATTTTTTAAGGCGTTTATTTGCCGAAGGGGCTTTTGCGCAGGCATTTGTGCCGGTACTGACCGAGTACCAGGAAAAAATGACCCCAGAAGATACACGCGAGTTATTAAGTAAAGTCGCTGGTACCTTAGGTGTACTAGTGACAATTGTTACTTTGGTTGGTGTTGTTGGTTCTCCAGTATTAGCTGCTCTTTTTGGTGGTGGCTGGTTTGTCGATTGGTTAAATGACGGGCCTAATGCAGAAAAATTTGAACTGGCTTCTGTCATGTTAAAAATTACCTTTCCGTACTTATGGTTTATCACCTTCACAGCCCTAGCAGGATCAATCCTTAATACTCGTGGACGCTTTGCAGTTTCAGCCTTTACGCCAGTATTTTTGAATGTGGCGATTATTGCCGTGGCTTTATGGTATGCGCACACATTAGAAAACCCTGAAATTGGTTTGGCTTGGGGGGTATTTGTTGGTGGATTGATTCAGTTTTTATTCCAAATACCTTTCTTAATTCGTGAGAAAGCACTTGTTAGGCCTACGTGGGGATGGCATCACCCTGGTGTGGTAAAAATTAGAACCTTGATGATCCCAGCTTTATTTGGTGTGTCTGTGTCGCAAATTAATTTATTGTTCGACACTTTTATAGCCAGTTTCCTGATGACCGGATCGATTAGTTGGTTGTATTACGCAGACCGCCTATTGGAGTTCCCTTTAGGATTATTTGGTATTGCCATCGCGACAGTGATTTTGCCTGCATTATCGCAAAAACATGTTAATGCCCAAGGCAGTGGCTTTAACCAAACGATGGATTGGGGAGTAAAAGCCATTTTACTCTTAGGCACACCGGCTATGTTAGGACTGATTATTCTTGCTAAACCAATGCTGATGGTGTTGTTTATGCGTGGTGCATTTAGCCTAAATGACGTTGAAATGGCTTCGTATAGCTTGGTTGCTTATGGCTGTGGTTTGTTAAGTTTCATGATGATTAAAGTGTTAGCTCCAGGATATTATTCGCGTCAAGACACTAAAACTCCGGTTAAATATGGCATTATTGCCATGGTTAGTAATATGGTGTTTAACCTTATTTTTGCCATTCCATTTGGTTATGTGGGCTTAGCCATTGCGACCTCAATGTCTGCGCTATTAAATGCGGGTTTGTTATATCGAGGTTTGCATAAAGCGGGCGTTTATCAAATGAGCCGACAAACGTTATTTTTCTCGTTTAAAGTGATTATTTCTACAGCCTTAATGGCCATTGGCATTGTTTATTTTATGCCGCAACAAAGTACATGGCTCGAATGGCACACCTTCGAACGGATGTTTATGTTGATTGAGCTCATTGTTGGTGGCGCGGTTATTTATTTGTTGAGTTTACTCGCATTGGGTGTACGGCCTTGGAAAATTAAACGTCAGGGATAA
- the rpsT gene encoding 30S ribosomal protein S20 produces the protein MANSKSAKKRALQSEKRRQHNASRRSMLRTYVKKVIAAIKSGDHKAATEAFAIAQPIVDRMATKGLIHKNKAGRQKARLNAKIKAIAA, from the coding sequence TTGGCTAATAGCAAGTCTGCAAAGAAGCGCGCGCTTCAGTCTGAAAAGCGTCGTCAGCATAATGCTAGTCGTCGCTCTATGTTACGTACATACGTTAAAAAAGTCATCGCTGCTATCAAAAGTGGTGACCATAAAGCGGCTACAGAAGCGTTCGCTATTGCACAACCAATTGTTGACCGTATGGCGACTAAAGGTCTTATTCATAAGAATAAAGCCGGTCGTCAGAAGGCTCGCTTAAATGCAAAAATCAAAGCTATCGCAGCTTAA
- a CDS encoding metalloregulator ArsR/SmtB family transcription factor translates to MNIEKMQQQADHAVVLLKALANERRLFILCHLLNEGEMCVGEMNKKLGLSQSALSQHLAWLRKDNLVCTRKEAQTVFYSLKSNEVKELIQVLNNMYCY, encoded by the coding sequence ATGAATATAGAAAAAATGCAGCAGCAAGCAGATCATGCGGTCGTATTGCTAAAAGCATTAGCAAATGAACGTAGATTGTTTATTTTGTGTCATCTTCTTAATGAAGGTGAAATGTGTGTTGGTGAAATGAATAAGAAGTTGGGGTTGAGTCAATCGGCATTATCTCAACATTTGGCATGGCTTCGTAAAGACAATTTAGTCTGTACTAGAAAAGAAGCACAAACCGTTTTTTATTCATTAAAAAGTAATGAGGTAAAAGAGTTAATTCAAGTATTAAATAATATGTATTGTTATTAA
- a CDS encoding M20/M25/M40 family metallo-hydrolase — MKNYQRATLVGAIFAALIGCQTTSPTKAPAPQLVINDSDDAKISQQLAKQALSSRLSYDIVESLTVEVGPRLAGTDKDIVAVDWAMEKLWLLGFDKVYKESVQVPAWSRGSAHASIVAPYDQPLVVTALGGSVATPVNGIQALIVRFDSLEELSNASPGRIEGKIVFIDHKTERHITGKGYGEAVGGRSRGAIVAAQKGAVAIVIRSIGTDHDRMAHTGMMRYEEGTPKIPAAAMSNPDADLINAMLKRDPNITLSLNLTSENLGIATSYNVIAEVTGSSKPDEIVLIGAHLDSWDEGTGAIDDGAGVAIVTTAAKLIQDLPQKPARTIRVVLYAAEEVGLVGGKAYAAQHADELDKHYIAAESDFGAGPVYKIDFNVNAATFEQVKQEHSAMTLNGVELGNNEASGGPDVSILPALGVPVASLNQDGSDYFDYHHTPNDTLDKIDPKKLAQSAAAYAQFAYMMAQSEIDLRPVTQQKEQH, encoded by the coding sequence ATGAAAAACTATCAAAGAGCCACTCTCGTCGGTGCCATTTTTGCAGCACTTATTGGCTGTCAAACAACGTCACCAACTAAAGCCCCTGCACCACAATTAGTGATTAATGATTCTGATGATGCAAAAATCAGTCAACAATTAGCTAAACAAGCTTTATCGTCTCGCTTAAGTTATGACATAGTCGAATCACTCACCGTTGAAGTTGGACCAAGATTAGCTGGCACGGATAAAGATATAGTTGCGGTTGATTGGGCAATGGAAAAATTGTGGCTGCTCGGATTTGATAAAGTGTACAAGGAGTCTGTTCAAGTTCCTGCATGGTCAAGAGGTAGCGCCCACGCAAGTATCGTGGCGCCTTATGATCAGCCATTAGTCGTTACCGCCTTAGGTGGAAGCGTGGCAACACCGGTTAACGGTATTCAAGCATTAATTGTACGCTTTGACAGCTTAGAAGAGTTATCTAATGCATCACCTGGACGCATCGAAGGCAAAATTGTATTCATCGACCACAAAACTGAACGCCATATTACAGGTAAAGGTTATGGCGAAGCTGTAGGTGGTCGCTCTCGTGGAGCTATAGTTGCTGCACAAAAAGGAGCGGTTGCCATCGTTATCCGCTCTATTGGGACGGATCATGACAGAATGGCCCATACTGGCATGATGCGATATGAAGAAGGAACGCCTAAAATTCCTGCGGCAGCAATGTCGAATCCAGATGCCGATTTAATTAATGCGATGTTAAAGCGCGATCCTAACATCACACTATCATTAAATTTGACCTCAGAAAATCTAGGGATAGCCACCTCTTATAATGTCATTGCAGAAGTCACAGGTAGCAGTAAGCCTGACGAAATCGTCCTTATTGGTGCTCATCTTGATTCGTGGGATGAAGGTACAGGTGCGATTGATGATGGCGCTGGTGTGGCGATTGTCACCACCGCTGCTAAACTTATCCAAGACTTACCACAAAAGCCAGCACGCACTATTCGAGTAGTATTATACGCTGCAGAAGAAGTCGGTTTAGTTGGCGGTAAAGCCTATGCGGCACAACATGCTGATGAATTAGATAAACACTATATTGCCGCAGAATCTGATTTTGGTGCAGGACCAGTATATAAAATTGATTTTAACGTTAATGCCGCGACATTTGAACAGGTCAAACAAGAACATTCAGCTATGACCTTAAACGGCGTTGAACTAGGCAATAATGAAGCGTCTGGTGGCCCAGATGTTTCAATTCTACCAGCATTAGGCGTTCCAGTTGCGTCGTTAAATCAAGATGGTTCAGATTATTTTGATTATCACCACACTCCTAACGACACCTTGGATAAAATTGATCCCAAGAAACTAGCGCAAAGTGCCGCTGCTTATGCACAATTTGCTTATATGATGGCGCAATCAGAAATCGATTTAAGGCCTGTTACTCAGCAAAAAGAACAACACTAA
- the yaaA gene encoding peroxide stress protein YaaA gives MLVLVSPAKTLDFENPPITNTHSLPCLLKQSQALIDVCRELTPMDIASLMKVSDKIAGLNAARFADWQPPFSLDNAKQAIFAFRGDVYTGFDADHLSESQIASSQKHLRILSGLYGLLKPLDLIQPYRLEMGTKLANSQGSNLYAFWGETITAEVNKALKEQGDDIIVNLASNEYFKSVNVKQLEGQLITPVFKDCKKGQFKVISFYAKKARGLMARYIVDTKPTSVEQLTEFDLEGYYYNEVQSTPTAPVFLRDEQK, from the coding sequence ATGCTGGTTTTAGTTTCACCCGCGAAAACATTAGATTTCGAAAATCCACCTATAACTAACACCCATTCTCTGCCGTGTTTACTTAAACAAAGCCAAGCATTGATTGATGTATGCCGTGAATTAACACCAATGGATATTGCCAGTTTAATGAAAGTAAGCGATAAAATTGCCGGGCTTAATGCTGCTCGTTTTGCGGACTGGCAGCCACCGTTTAGCCTTGATAATGCTAAACAAGCTATATTCGCATTTCGAGGTGATGTCTACACCGGTTTTGATGCCGATCATTTATCTGAGTCACAAATAGCTTCTAGTCAAAAGCATCTGCGTATTTTGTCTGGTTTGTATGGTTTACTTAAACCGTTGGATTTAATTCAACCGTACCGGTTAGAAATGGGTACCAAACTAGCAAACTCACAGGGCAGCAATTTATATGCTTTTTGGGGCGAGACTATCACTGCTGAAGTGAATAAGGCCTTGAAAGAGCAGGGTGACGATATCATTGTCAATTTAGCGTCGAATGAATACTTTAAATCGGTCAACGTTAAGCAACTTGAAGGACAGTTGATTACACCAGTATTTAAAGACTGTAAAAAAGGTCAATTTAAAGTGATTAGCTTTTATGCTAAAAAAGCGCGCGGATTGATGGCTCGTTACATTGTGGATACTAAACCTACTAGTGTTGAACAATTAACCGAGTTTGATCTTGAAGGTTATTATTATAACGAAGTGCAATCGACCCCTACAGCGCCAGTGTTTTTACGAGACGAACAAAAATAA
- a CDS encoding sodium:alanine symporter family protein, which yields MLETIINFMNSLLWGKLLVYGLVGAGLFFTIRLGFIQATHFVHGIKVLAISRRPGKHGLSSFQVFCTSMAARVGAGNMAGVAVAIGTAGPGAVFWMWAIAVLGMATAMIESTLAQVYKVKDGDGQYRGGPAYYMEKGLGQRWMGVLFSIFLIIAFGLVFNAVQANTITGAMTQVFGFEPVYIGIGIVICSAFVIVGGLKKVAKASELIVPVMAIAYIAIAFVVVGMNIEKLPDIFMLVINSAFGWQEAAAGGVAFSVSQAMQAGIARGLFSNEAGMGSAANVAASASPNPNHPASQGFVQMMGVFVDTIVICTATAAIILLSGDAASSSDGIAKTISALTSHVGDWGGAFIAFAILLFCFTSIIANYSYAETNVMFLSGNSKKALPLFRLVVLGMVMFGSLAKISLVWDLADVSMGLMAIVNLVALVLLSGLAVRVINDYREQIDAGIDPVFDTSKFPELADQLEEKIWPNSAEPVKK from the coding sequence ATGTTAGAAACGATTATTAATTTTATGAATAGCCTACTTTGGGGCAAGCTACTAGTTTATGGACTGGTAGGCGCTGGGTTATTTTTCACCATTCGTCTCGGTTTTATTCAAGCCACTCATTTTGTTCATGGCATTAAAGTATTGGCTATTAGCCGTCGTCCAGGTAAGCATGGCTTATCATCATTTCAGGTTTTTTGTACCAGTATGGCAGCACGTGTAGGTGCTGGTAACATGGCTGGTGTGGCTGTTGCAATTGGTACCGCAGGACCAGGTGCCGTGTTCTGGATGTGGGCTATTGCGGTACTTGGTATGGCAACCGCAATGATTGAGTCGACCCTTGCCCAAGTTTATAAAGTGAAAGATGGTGATGGTCAGTACCGTGGCGGGCCTGCTTATTATATGGAGAAAGGTCTTGGTCAACGCTGGATGGGTGTGCTGTTCTCGATATTTTTAATTATAGCCTTTGGTTTAGTGTTTAATGCAGTCCAGGCTAACACCATAACTGGTGCTATGACTCAGGTGTTTGGTTTTGAGCCTGTCTATATTGGAATTGGTATTGTTATTTGCAGTGCCTTTGTGATCGTTGGAGGCCTTAAAAAGGTTGCTAAAGCGTCTGAGTTAATTGTACCCGTGATGGCTATTGCTTATATTGCCATTGCTTTTGTCGTTGTGGGTATGAACATTGAAAAATTACCCGACATATTCATGTTGGTTATCAATAGTGCATTTGGTTGGCAAGAAGCTGCTGCTGGTGGTGTTGCATTTAGTGTTTCGCAAGCAATGCAAGCTGGTATTGCCCGAGGATTATTTTCAAACGAAGCGGGTATGGGGAGTGCCGCAAATGTTGCTGCAAGTGCATCTCCAAATCCTAACCATCCAGCATCGCAAGGTTTTGTGCAAATGATGGGCGTGTTTGTTGATACCATTGTTATTTGTACCGCAACCGCAGCGATTATTTTATTATCTGGAGATGCAGCTTCTAGCTCGGATGGTATTGCCAAAACCATTAGTGCATTAACCAGTCATGTGGGTGATTGGGGTGGAGCATTTATTGCTTTTGCCATTTTACTCTTCTGCTTTACGTCTATTATTGCCAACTATTCTTATGCAGAAACCAATGTAATGTTCTTGTCTGGCAATAGTAAAAAAGCCTTACCTTTATTTCGTTTAGTGGTTTTAGGTATGGTGATGTTTGGTTCTCTCGCTAAAATTAGTTTGGTTTGGGATTTAGCGGATGTGTCGATGGGGCTAATGGCCATTGTTAACTTAGTGGCATTAGTCTTGTTGTCTGGTTTGGCGGTTAGAGTGATCAATGACTACCGTGAACAGATAGACGCTGGTATTGATCCGGTATTTGATACTAGTAAGTTTCCGGAGCTAGCCGATCAATTAGAAGAAAAAATTTGGCCTAACTCAGCAGAGCCTGTAAAAAAATAG
- a CDS encoding phosphoketolase family protein has protein sequence MTNSNEITALKKYVRATNFLATSQIYLKQNVLFKRPLQHTDIKPRLLGHWGTCPGINFVYANVNRLIVKHNREFIYLVGPGHGFPAVQANLFVEGSLSHFYPETIPYTETGIEDICKKFSAAYGYPSHANPEAPGQILEGGELGYSLSVAWGSVLDNPNLIAACLIGDGEAETGPLAASWYANRLVSPDNNGAVLPIVHINGYKISGPTRMGRMSHEELDLEFRGLGYHPIIVDDEMETDIFEQMTAAMDLSYDMINDIQRRARSGEDVVKPRWPVILMRTAKGWTGTSEYDGKKLAGNCESHQVIVSNCAKDKGHLEALDKWLASYKFDELVQTTESGELIFDKDIMSLMPPKELCCGRQRLSYGGEVVRALANPDLNKLGYGSETARGQRGFSMLKMGEWMRDAFKLNRDQRNLRIFSPDETYSNQLQAVFEETDRAWQWPIESWDQDMSRDGRVIELLSENLLFGMLHGYTVTGRHGMFPTYESFSQVVSSMADQYCKYVHASQGIHFRKPIPACNVVLSSLLERQDHNGYSHQNPSFLGAMLEKHPNIISAYLPADANSTLVYTERAYADRDKLNIIVAGKKSLPQWLSLDEARKQAKDGIMVWDFASDDKPDVVLAGCGDYATQECMASLVLIREILPRVRIRFVSVSELHSSGLGSLKFQSKPWMMDEVFTEDKGVVFNYHGYPNTIKKLVFDYKGNRRFRIKGYEEEGSTTTPFDMGVRNGTSRYHLVIDMAYKLFQQGVIDESQHVTITTDMLQRLVDHKNYIKANGVDPEEIENWVWTR, from the coding sequence ATGACTAACTCAAATGAAATAACTGCACTAAAAAAATACGTACGAGCGACTAACTTCTTGGCGACATCGCAAATTTATCTGAAGCAAAACGTACTTTTTAAGCGTCCTTTACAACATACTGATATAAAGCCTCGTTTACTTGGTCACTGGGGAACGTGTCCTGGTATCAACTTTGTCTACGCTAACGTTAACCGTCTTATTGTTAAGCATAATCGTGAATTCATTTACCTTGTTGGCCCTGGCCACGGTTTCCCAGCAGTACAAGCTAACTTATTTGTAGAAGGTTCATTAAGCCATTTCTACCCAGAGACCATACCTTATACAGAAACGGGTATCGAAGATATCTGTAAAAAATTCTCAGCAGCTTACGGTTATCCATCACATGCGAATCCTGAAGCACCAGGTCAAATATTAGAAGGTGGTGAGCTTGGTTATTCACTTTCAGTTGCTTGGGGCTCTGTATTAGATAACCCAAATCTTATTGCCGCCTGTTTAATTGGTGACGGTGAAGCAGAAACAGGTCCATTAGCTGCATCTTGGTATGCCAACCGTTTAGTCTCACCAGATAACAACGGTGCAGTGCTACCAATCGTACATATTAACGGTTACAAAATTTCAGGCCCTACTCGTATGGGCCGAATGAGCCATGAAGAGCTAGATTTAGAATTCCGTGGTCTTGGTTATCACCCAATCATCGTTGATGATGAAATGGAAACCGATATTTTTGAACAAATGACCGCAGCAATGGACTTGTCATATGACATGATCAATGACATCCAACGTCGCGCACGTTCAGGTGAAGATGTCGTTAAACCACGCTGGCCAGTTATTTTAATGAGAACCGCAAAAGGTTGGACTGGTACTTCTGAATACGATGGTAAGAAACTTGCTGGTAACTGTGAATCTCATCAAGTAATAGTGAGCAACTGCGCCAAAGATAAAGGCCATCTTGAAGCACTTGATAAGTGGTTGGCTAGCTATAAGTTTGACGAATTAGTGCAAACCACTGAAAGCGGTGAATTGATATTTGATAAAGACATTATGTCTTTGATGCCGCCAAAAGAGTTATGTTGTGGTCGTCAACGTCTGAGTTACGGCGGTGAAGTTGTACGTGCTTTAGCAAATCCAGATTTAAACAAATTGGGTTACGGTTCAGAAACAGCTCGTGGTCAACGTGGTTTCTCAATGTTGAAAATGGGTGAGTGGATGCGTGATGCTTTCAAACTAAACCGCGATCAACGTAACTTACGTATCTTCAGCCCTGATGAAACATACTCAAACCAACTACAAGCTGTGTTTGAAGAAACCGACCGCGCATGGCAGTGGCCAATCGAAAGCTGGGATCAAGATATGTCTCGCGATGGCCGCGTGATTGAGCTCCTATCTGAAAATTTACTTTTCGGTATGTTACACGGTTACACAGTAACAGGTCGTCACGGCATGTTCCCTACCTACGAATCTTTCTCTCAGGTAGTGTCATCAATGGCAGATCAATATTGTAAATATGTTCATGCAAGCCAAGGCATCCATTTCCGTAAGCCTATCCCTGCATGTAACGTCGTATTGTCTTCACTATTAGAACGCCAAGATCACAACGGCTATTCTCACCAGAATCCGTCTTTCCTAGGCGCTATGTTAGAGAAACATCCGAACATTATTTCTGCTTATTTACCTGCAGATGCTAACAGTACCTTGGTTTACACTGAACGTGCTTACGCTGATCGCGATAAACTGAACATTATTGTTGCGGGTAAAAAGTCGTTACCACAGTGGTTATCACTTGATGAAGCCCGTAAGCAAGCTAAAGACGGTATCATGGTGTGGGATTTCGCCTCTGATGACAAACCAGATGTAGTACTTGCAGGTTGTGGTGACTACGCGACGCAAGAATGTATGGCCTCACTGGTATTAATTCGTGAGATTTTACCAAGAGTGCGCATCCGCTTTGTAAGTGTCTCAGAACTTCACAGCAGCGGTTTAGGTAGTCTTAAGTTTCAAAGCAAGCCTTGGATGATGGATGAAGTCTTCACTGAAGATAAAGGTGTGGTATTCAACTACCATGGCTACCCAAACACCATCAAAAAGCTTGTATTTGATTATAAAGGTAACCGTCGCTTCCGTATTAAAGGTTATGAAGAAGAAGGTTCAACGACTACACCATTTGATATGGGTGTGCGTAACGGTACTTCTCGCTACCATTTAGTTATCGATATGGCATACAAGTTGTTCCAGCAAGGCGTAATTGATGAATCACAACATGTGACCATCACGACCGATATGTTACAACGCTTGGTAGACCACAAAAACTACATCAAAGCAAACGGTGTCGACCCTGAAGAGATCGAAAACTGGGTGTGGACACGTTAA
- a CDS encoding OmpA family protein, whose protein sequence is MMKNTLKVVLLTSMLPFAASAAEELTPWYIGGGVGVNNYEPSCDQKTMKVCGEDDPYAWDLFGGYLFNEYIGIELGYRDLGRAEWTNYDTKSYDVGATGVSLGLVGFYPLADKWSLSSEIGTYSYLLENQQTVNGQKLSDSGVGLFAGAGVGYNFTDNLKLEAKYRRYENLDADALNNLKMESNYWGLALSYRFGTITPAPVAAPVVVAPVVVALGDDDKDGVTNNIDKCPDTPSTHKVDATGCSVYENVTTKYDLGGILFANDSAEIRAGSFADLEKLADHLTKYPQHTVSVQGHASNVGKAEYNMKLSERRAVSVASALNKKYGISMSRINSVGYGVTKPVMQGSSAEANRVNRRIEAIVTGTEKRVVLR, encoded by the coding sequence ATGATGAAGAACACATTAAAAGTAGTATTACTCACCTCTATGTTGCCTTTTGCTGCATCAGCTGCAGAAGAACTAACACCTTGGTATATCGGTGGTGGTGTAGGCGTCAATAACTATGAACCTAGCTGCGACCAAAAAACCATGAAAGTATGTGGTGAAGATGACCCATATGCTTGGGACTTGTTCGGCGGTTATTTATTCAACGAATACATTGGTATCGAATTAGGTTATCGTGACCTAGGCCGTGCTGAATGGACTAATTACGATACTAAAAGCTACGATGTCGGAGCTACCGGCGTTAGTCTAGGTTTAGTTGGTTTTTACCCACTTGCTGACAAGTGGAGCTTATCATCAGAAATAGGTACTTATAGTTACCTATTAGAAAACCAACAAACAGTTAATGGTCAGAAATTAAGTGATTCTGGCGTAGGATTATTTGCTGGCGCTGGTGTTGGTTATAACTTTACCGACAATCTTAAGTTAGAAGCGAAATATCGTCGTTACGAAAATTTAGACGCTGACGCATTAAACAACTTAAAAATGGAAAGTAACTATTGGGGTCTAGCTCTAAGCTACCGTTTTGGTACGATTACTCCAGCTCCAGTTGCTGCTCCAGTTGTTGTTGCACCCGTTGTTGTTGCTCTAGGTGATGATGACAAAGATGGCGTAACAAACAACATCGACAAATGTCCAGACACACCATCAACTCACAAAGTTGATGCGACTGGTTGTAGTGTTTATGAAAACGTTACAACTAAGTATGACTTAGGTGGTATTTTATTTGCTAATGATTCAGCTGAAATCCGTGCTGGTTCGTTTGCTGATTTAGAAAAACTTGCTGACCACTTAACTAAATACCCACAACACACTGTATCTGTTCAAGGCCATGCGTCTAACGTAGGTAAAGCAGAATACAACATGAAGCTTTCTGAGCGTCGTGCGGTTTCTGTTGCAAGTGCACTAAACAAAAAGTATGGCATTAGCATGAGCCGTATTAATTCTGTTGGTTACGGTGTCACTAAACCAGTTATGCAAGGTAGCTCAGCTGAAGCTAACCGTGTTAACCGTCGTATCGAAGCTATCGTGACGGGTACTGAAAAGCGCGTAGTATTACGTTAA